In Candidatus Methylopumilus universalis, one DNA window encodes the following:
- the glnL gene encoding nitrogen regulation protein NR(II), with protein sequence MKKTTMPSLTPELKGIEHLASAVLLCDIEGHILYMNPSAEILFGLSAKHIYKMALDEAFPHSDILKLAISQALNSDTPYREHEFLITTLKHQSYSVTCTITPIQTGSIRYILEFQQMDQQLRIAKEERMLIQQQANSELIRNLAHEIRNPLGGLRGAAQLLEHELPDVSLKEYTQVIIKEADRLQSLMDRLLVPHQKPKYEPTNIHEVLERVRSLLLAESPDEIKIQRDYDTSLPDIVGDREKLIQAVLNIARNAVQAMHEKQQQGLIIFKTRAERQIMLAKKRYRVGIKLDIIDNGPGIPAGIRDKIFYPLVSGREGGSGLGLSLAQTYVSQHQGMIECKSEPGQTTFTILLPIKDLDVKDISIHNQESQGSSL encoded by the coding sequence ATGAAAAAAACCACTATGCCATCCTTAACCCCAGAGCTTAAGGGGATTGAACACTTAGCAAGTGCGGTATTGCTATGTGATATTGAGGGTCATATTTTGTATATGAACCCATCGGCCGAGATTTTATTTGGACTCAGTGCTAAACATATTTACAAGATGGCACTGGACGAGGCATTTCCTCATTCTGATATTTTAAAATTAGCCATCAGCCAAGCTTTAAATAGTGACACACCTTATCGTGAACATGAGTTTTTGATTACCACCTTAAAGCATCAGTCTTATTCTGTGACATGCACCATTACACCTATTCAAACTGGGTCGATCAGATACATTCTTGAGTTCCAACAAATGGATCAACAATTAAGAATTGCAAAAGAAGAACGCATGTTGATTCAACAACAAGCGAACTCAGAATTGATTCGTAATTTAGCGCATGAAATTAGAAATCCATTGGGTGGCTTAAGAGGAGCCGCTCAACTTCTAGAGCATGAACTCCCTGACGTTTCACTAAAAGAATATACACAAGTCATTATTAAAGAAGCGGATCGTTTGCAGTCGCTTATGGATCGACTGCTTGTTCCTCATCAAAAGCCTAAATATGAACCGACAAATATTCATGAGGTTTTGGAGCGCGTGCGAAGTTTGTTGCTAGCTGAATCGCCCGATGAAATAAAAATTCAGCGTGATTACGATACGAGTCTACCTGACATTGTTGGAGACCGAGAAAAATTAATTCAGGCAGTGCTTAATATTGCGCGGAATGCCGTTCAAGCGATGCATGAAAAACAACAACAAGGGTTAATCATTTTTAAAACGAGAGCTGAACGTCAAATCATGCTTGCTAAAAAACGATACCGTGTCGGTATTAAACTCGACATTATTGATAACGGACCTGGCATCCCTGCAGGTATTCGCGACAAAATATTTTATCCGCTCGTCTCCGGCCGCGAAGGGGGCTCAGGACTCGGACTATCACTAGCGCAAACTTATGTCAGTCAGCACCAGGGGATGATTGAGTGTAAGAGTGAGCCAGGACAAACAACATTCACAATTTTATTACCGATAAAAGATTTAGATGTAAAAGACATTTCTATTCACAATCAAGAATCACAAGGATCTTCACTATGA
- the glnA gene encoding type I glutamate--ammonia ligase, giving the protein MAIADVMKKIKDNNVKFVDFRFTDTRGKEQHVSVPVSAFDEDKFKQGHAFDGSSISGWKGIQASDMLLMPDPDTANIDPFMEEPTLILTCDVVDPTDGKGYERCPRSLARRAEAYLKSTGIGDTAYFGPEPEFFIFDSITWSQGMDGCHVKINSEEGAWDSATQHEGGNTGHRPGVKGGYFPVPPVDSLQDVRSAMSITLEAMGVPVEVHHHEVATAGQCEIGTKFSTLTQRADWTQLLKYVVLNTAHNYGKTATFMPKPIVGDNGSGMHVHQSIWKDGKNLFAGSGYAGLSELALFYIGGVIKHARALNAITNPGTNSYKRLVPGFEAPVKLAYSAKNRSASIRIPFVEGDKARRIEARFPDPIANPYLAFSALMMAGLDGIQNKIHPGEPATKDLYHLTPEEDAQVPTVCSSLEQALEYLDKDREFLTRGGVFTDDWINSYIDLKMEEVTKMRMTPHPIEFGMYYSC; this is encoded by the coding sequence ATGGCAATCGCTGATGTAATGAAAAAGATTAAAGATAACAACGTTAAATTCGTGGACTTTAGATTCACGGATACGAGAGGCAAAGAACAGCACGTCAGCGTGCCTGTCTCAGCTTTTGATGAAGATAAATTTAAACAAGGTCACGCATTCGATGGTTCATCGATTTCAGGTTGGAAGGGTATTCAGGCCTCTGACATGTTGCTCATGCCAGATCCAGATACGGCAAATATCGATCCATTTATGGAAGAGCCAACGCTTATCCTGACATGCGATGTCGTAGATCCAACAGACGGTAAAGGTTATGAGCGTTGTCCACGAAGCTTAGCGCGTCGTGCAGAAGCTTATTTAAAATCAACAGGTATAGGTGACACAGCTTACTTTGGCCCAGAGCCCGAATTCTTTATTTTTGATTCCATCACTTGGTCTCAAGGTATGGACGGATGTCACGTTAAAATTAATTCAGAAGAAGGTGCATGGGACTCAGCCACTCAGCATGAAGGCGGCAATACTGGCCACCGTCCAGGCGTGAAAGGCGGTTACTTCCCAGTACCACCCGTGGACTCACTTCAAGATGTGCGTTCAGCAATGTCGATCACATTAGAAGCGATGGGCGTTCCCGTTGAAGTGCATCACCATGAAGTCGCAACCGCAGGCCAATGTGAAATTGGTACTAAATTTAGCACACTCACACAGCGTGCCGATTGGACACAACTTCTTAAATACGTGGTGTTAAACACTGCACATAACTATGGCAAAACAGCGACATTCATGCCAAAACCTATCGTAGGTGATAACGGCTCAGGTATGCATGTACATCAATCGATTTGGAAAGATGGTAAAAACTTATTTGCGGGCTCAGGCTACGCAGGTTTAAGTGAGCTCGCATTGTTCTATATTGGTGGCGTGATTAAACATGCGCGTGCACTCAATGCGATTACTAATCCAGGTACGAACTCATATAAACGTTTAGTACCAGGCTTTGAGGCCCCAGTGAAATTAGCGTACTCTGCGAAGAATCGTTCAGCATCCATTCGTATTCCATTCGTGGAAGGTGACAAAGCGCGTCGTATCGAAGCGCGATTCCCTGATCCAATAGCGAATCCATATCTTGCATTCAGCGCATTGATGATGGCAGGTCTAGATGGTATTCAAAATAAGATTCACCCAGGTGAGCCCGCTACAAAAGACTTGTACCATTTAACACCTGAAGAAGATGCGCAAGTACCGACAGTATGTTCATCTCTTGAACAAGCGCTTGAGTATTTAGATAAAGATCGCGAGTTCTTAACACGCGGTGGTGTATTTACCGATGACTGGATCAATAGTTATATCGATCTTAAGATGGAAGAAGTTACTAAGATGCGCATGACACCGCATCCAATTGAATTCGGCATGTATTACAGCTGCTAA
- the aroE gene encoding shikimate dehydrogenase: MTDLKKHFAVIGNPIHHSLSPQIHAAFAKETGLDIDYEAVLSPLDQFKNTMHQLIQQKFTGANVTLPFKKEAYQLATTHSSHARIAEAVNTLEFKEDEIIGHNTDGIGLVRDLEKNLNTQLKHKKILLIGAGGAAEGVIYSLLEKTPSELTLTNRTIEKSNVIQNKMDVHAKSFDVNLNVTETLKCPHQYFDVIINATSASLSNAELHMDPKVFHEGCLAYDMMYGKETSYIRKAISQGSKTSDGLGMLVEQAAEAFFIWHHIQPTTKSVIESLRSH; this comes from the coding sequence ATGACTGATCTTAAAAAACATTTTGCCGTGATTGGTAATCCAATTCATCACAGCCTATCTCCTCAAATTCATGCAGCGTTTGCTAAAGAAACTGGGCTAGATATTGATTACGAAGCTGTTCTGTCGCCTCTCGATCAGTTTAAAAATACAATGCATCAGCTCATCCAACAAAAATTCACTGGGGCAAATGTCACGTTGCCTTTTAAAAAAGAAGCCTACCAATTAGCAACCACACATTCCAGTCACGCGAGAATCGCTGAAGCGGTCAACACGCTCGAATTTAAGGAAGATGAAATCATTGGCCACAATACTGACGGCATAGGATTAGTAAGAGATCTCGAAAAAAATCTCAATACTCAGTTAAAACATAAGAAAATTTTACTCATTGGCGCGGGTGGTGCGGCAGAAGGTGTGATTTACTCCCTCTTAGAAAAAACACCATCTGAATTAACGCTTACCAATCGTACGATTGAAAAATCAAACGTGATTCAAAATAAAATGGATGTGCATGCAAAAAGTTTTGATGTGAATTTAAACGTCACTGAAACTCTAAAATGTCCGCATCAATATTTTGATGTCATTATCAATGCAACCTCAGCAAGCTTAAGCAATGCTGAGCTTCATATGGATCCAAAAGTTTTTCATGAAGGCTGTTTAGCCTACGACATGATGTATGGCAAAGAAACATCCTATATTAGAAAAGCTATATCACAAGGGTCTAAAACATCAGATGGTCTAGGTATGTTGGTTGAACAAGCGGCAGAAGCTTTTTTTATTTGGCATCACATTCAACCCACAACAAAATCTGTCATTGAATCTTTAAGATCACATTAA
- the mtgA gene encoding monofunctional biosynthetic peptidoglycan transglycosylase, translating into MPQRLKNLFWNHRSFKGKIASVLFLLFFFYQLWILLHIILWTVINPGESAFMETRLEHLQKKDEKATLRHQWVNYNQISINIKQAVIAAEDAKFIDHEGFDWEGIEKAYEKNKQRKKIVAGGSTISQQLAKNLFLSNQRTPWRKAEETIITLMLETILSKQRILEIYLNVIEWGSNVYGIEAASLRYFSSHARDLNSFQSAKLASMIPNPKYYERHQDASGLIERSGIILSRMNAIQVP; encoded by the coding sequence TTGCCGCAAAGATTAAAAAATTTATTTTGGAACCATCGCTCTTTTAAAGGAAAGATTGCATCCGTCTTATTTCTTTTGTTTTTTTTCTATCAGCTTTGGATTTTACTTCACATTATTTTGTGGACGGTTATTAATCCAGGTGAAAGTGCTTTCATGGAAACAAGACTCGAACACCTTCAAAAGAAAGATGAAAAAGCAACCCTTCGTCATCAATGGGTGAATTACAACCAAATCTCGATCAACATTAAACAAGCTGTGATTGCAGCCGAGGATGCCAAGTTTATTGACCATGAAGGTTTTGATTGGGAGGGTATTGAAAAAGCTTACGAAAAAAATAAGCAACGTAAAAAAATTGTAGCGGGAGGTTCCACTATCAGTCAGCAACTTGCTAAAAACTTATTCTTATCCAATCAAAGAACGCCTTGGCGAAAAGCAGAAGAAACAATTATCACGCTCATGCTTGAAACGATTTTAAGTAAGCAAAGAATCTTAGAAATTTATTTGAATGTGATTGAGTGGGGGAGTAATGTCTATGGAATTGAAGCCGCATCCCTTCGTTATTTTTCGTCTCATGCAAGAGATTTGAATAGTTTTCAGTCGGCTAAGTTAGCTTCTATGATTCCCAATCCTAAATATTATGAGCGTCATCAAGATGCTTCAGGATTGATTGAGCGAAGCGGGATCATCTTATCGCGAATGAATGCGATTCAAGTGCCGTAA
- the uvrA gene encoding excinuclease ABC subunit UvrA codes for MDTIKIRGARTHNLKNISLDLPRNKLIVITGLSGSGKSSLAFDTLYAEGQRRYVESLSAYARQFLERMNKPDVDLIEGLSPAISIEQKSTSHNPRSTVGTVTEIHDYLRLLYARAGEPECPTHAHTLESQTVSEMVDTLLALPNDTKIMLLAPIVNSRKGEQQDLFEDLKAQGFIRLRIDGEIYEIDALPKLTKTKKHQVDVVVDRIKINPEIKQRITESTETALRLADGKMIAIEMDTNKSHLFSAKFACPLCDYSLEELEPRIFSFNNPMGACPECDGLGNINFFDPKRVVAFPHLSLASGAIKGWDKRNQFYFQLLQSLSEHYQFDLETVFEELAEKIQDIILNGSGSEQISFSYLNERGQINKKMHSFEGILNNLKRRYHETDSGTVRDELAKYLNMQTCPSCEGSRLRIEARHVKVGKKNIHEICNTPLKETVHFFESLKLKGAKKTIAEKIIYEITSRLKFLVNVGLDYLSLSRSAETLSGGEAQRIRLASQIGSGLTGVMYVLDEPSIGLHQRDNDRLLETLKRLRDLGNTVIVVEHDQDAIMSADHVVDIGPGAGEHGGYIVAEGTPRMIAKHPKSLTGQYISGRKEIKYKNKRLLPRTLKWLELKGAKGNNLKNVHLKLPIGLLTCVTGVSGSGKSSLINDTLYRAVAHHLYGSHTEPAEHASIKGLDFFDKVVDVDQSPIGRTPRSNPATYTGLFTPTRELFAQLNESRNRGYGPGRFSFNVKGGRCEACEGDGVIKVEMHFLPDVYVPCDICQGKRYNRETLEIQFKGKNIHEVLSMTVEQAHQFFNAIPAVEKKLRTLIEVGLGYITLGQNATTLSGGEAQRVKLALELSKRDTGRTLYILDEPTTGLHFADIQLLLDVIHKLRDAGNTIVIIEHNLDVIKTADWVIDLGPEGGDGGGEIIAEGTPEEVTNNKKSYTGKYLKPYLK; via the coding sequence ATGGATACGATTAAGATTCGCGGGGCTAGAACCCATAATTTAAAAAATATTTCACTCGATTTACCACGCAATAAATTGATTGTGATTACAGGCCTATCCGGTTCCGGCAAATCATCCTTGGCTTTTGATACGCTATATGCTGAAGGACAGCGTAGATACGTGGAGTCTTTATCGGCTTATGCACGTCAATTCTTAGAGCGCATGAATAAACCAGATGTGGATTTAATCGAAGGTTTATCCCCTGCCATTTCCATCGAACAAAAATCGACTTCACATAACCCTCGCTCCACTGTAGGTACGGTCACTGAAATTCATGATTACTTAAGACTTCTTTATGCCAGAGCGGGTGAGCCTGAATGTCCGACGCACGCACATACTCTAGAATCACAAACGGTATCCGAAATGGTGGATACATTATTGGCTCTGCCCAATGATACAAAAATTATGTTGTTAGCCCCCATCGTCAATAGTCGAAAGGGCGAGCAACAAGATTTATTTGAAGATTTAAAAGCACAAGGATTTATTCGTTTACGTATTGATGGTGAGATTTATGAAATTGATGCTCTACCAAAACTCACCAAAACTAAAAAGCATCAGGTGGATGTAGTCGTTGATCGCATTAAAATTAACCCAGAAATTAAACAGCGCATCACAGAGTCGACTGAAACTGCATTAAGGCTTGCTGATGGCAAAATGATTGCGATTGAAATGGATACCAATAAATCGCATCTATTCTCTGCAAAATTTGCATGTCCTTTATGCGATTACTCTTTAGAAGAATTAGAGCCGCGTATTTTCTCATTTAATAATCCGATGGGAGCTTGTCCTGAGTGTGACGGGCTTGGTAATATTAATTTCTTTGATCCCAAACGCGTGGTAGCTTTTCCACATTTGTCTCTTGCATCAGGGGCTATTAAAGGCTGGGATAAGCGCAATCAATTTTATTTCCAACTCCTTCAATCCTTAAGTGAGCATTACCAATTTGATTTAGAAACAGTCTTTGAAGAGTTGGCAGAAAAAATTCAAGACATCATTTTGAATGGCAGCGGGAGTGAGCAGATTAGTTTTTCTTATCTCAATGAGCGCGGTCAAATTAACAAAAAGATGCATAGCTTTGAAGGTATCTTAAATAATTTAAAACGTCGTTATCACGAAACCGATTCAGGGACCGTGCGTGATGAACTCGCAAAATATTTGAATATGCAAACCTGTCCTTCATGTGAGGGTTCACGTTTACGTATTGAAGCAAGACATGTCAAAGTGGGTAAAAAAAATATTCACGAAATATGCAATACCCCTTTAAAAGAAACGGTGCATTTTTTTGAGTCGCTGAAACTTAAAGGGGCTAAAAAAACCATCGCTGAAAAAATCATTTATGAAATTACCAGTCGCTTAAAGTTTTTAGTGAATGTCGGTTTAGATTATTTATCGCTTTCTCGATCAGCCGAAACCTTGTCAGGGGGTGAGGCACAACGTATTCGTCTAGCTTCACAAATTGGAAGTGGTTTAACGGGCGTGATGTATGTGTTAGACGAGCCATCCATTGGGCTTCATCAACGTGATAACGACCGCTTACTTGAAACTTTAAAGAGATTGCGCGATTTAGGTAATACTGTGATCGTCGTTGAGCACGATCAAGATGCGATTATGAGCGCTGATCATGTCGTCGACATTGGTCCGGGTGCAGGTGAACATGGGGGTTATATCGTGGCTGAAGGCACACCTAGGATGATTGCCAAACATCCTAAGTCACTGACAGGTCAATATATTAGTGGTCGTAAAGAAATCAAATATAAAAATAAACGCCTATTGCCACGCACTTTGAAATGGTTAGAGTTAAAAGGTGCCAAGGGAAATAATTTAAAAAATGTGCATCTTAAATTACCGATTGGGCTCCTCACTTGTGTTACAGGTGTGTCAGGTAGTGGCAAGTCTTCTCTCATCAATGACACGCTTTATCGTGCCGTCGCACATCATTTATATGGCAGCCATACTGAGCCTGCTGAGCATGCATCGATTAAAGGATTAGATTTTTTTGATAAGGTTGTTGATGTTGATCAAAGTCCGATTGGAAGAACACCTAGATCGAATCCTGCGACCTACACAGGGCTCTTTACCCCTACGCGAGAACTTTTTGCACAATTGAATGAAAGCCGAAACCGAGGTTACGGCCCCGGTCGTTTCTCATTTAACGTCAAGGGTGGTCGATGCGAAGCCTGTGAGGGGGATGGGGTGATCAAAGTGGAAATGCATTTCTTACCAGACGTCTATGTTCCTTGTGATATTTGCCAAGGGAAGCGTTATAACCGTGAAACTTTAGAGATTCAATTTAAAGGTAAAAACATCCATGAAGTTTTATCGATGACGGTTGAACAAGCCCATCAATTTTTTAATGCGATTCCTGCAGTTGAAAAAAAATTACGTACCCTCATTGAAGTCGGTTTAGGTTATATCACTCTCGGTCAAAATGCGACGACACTCTCAGGCGGTGAAGCACAGCGCGTTAAATTGGCTTTAGAACTTTCAAAACGTGATACGGGCCGCACACTGTATATCTTAGATGAGCCCACCACTGGACTTCATTTTGCCGATATTCAATTATTACTTGATGTGATTCATAAGCTTCGTGATGCAGGGAATACTATTGTCATCATTGAACATAATTTAGATGTGATTAAAACCGCAGACTGGGTGATCGATTTAGGCCCTGAAGGTGGGGATGGTGGTGGTGAAATTATTGCGGAAGGCACACCTGAAGAAGTTACTAATAACAAGAAGAGTTACACGGGTAAATATCTAAAGCCTTACTTAAAATAA
- a CDS encoding MFS transporter, with protein MKIEQGMTPLEIRSSLSLASIYGLRMLGMFLILPIFAIYAEGLPGSPSAFQVGLALGAYGLTQALFQLPFGMLSDRYGRKNIIYIGLLLFALGSFVSGYSDDINIIILGRAIQGAGAISAAITALVADLTRDEHRTKAMAMIGATIGITFALSLMGAPVLNRLIGVPGIFMLTGFLSLSAILVVRFVVPTPLNINTSKTLKGPAPSFKSILKNKELSRLNFGIFALHAAQMAMFIVVPIALATSGGMDVNQHWKVYLPVLLSSFVFMIPIIILSEKFNRAKLVFISSIFLMLIAQLMFGILINVFWGLVASLFVYFVAFNVLEASLPSLISKIAPPSAKGTAIGVYNTCQSLGVFFGGLLGGFLADAGGSFSVFSFCAILMTLWVVFALSMKAPPAIKTLMFMIQNKSLLKSPKQLATVQQQLKKIKGVRDVMILLEEGKVMLKVNKHETIHEASIIRLLGGKHGVSE; from the coding sequence ATGAAGATAGAACAAGGTATGACCCCGCTCGAAATTCGATCCAGCTTAAGTTTGGCATCGATCTACGGCTTAAGAATGTTAGGCATGTTTTTAATCCTGCCTATTTTTGCTATTTACGCGGAAGGTTTGCCCGGAAGCCCCTCGGCTTTTCAGGTAGGTCTTGCCCTAGGGGCTTATGGTTTAACCCAAGCTCTCTTTCAATTGCCCTTCGGTATGCTGTCTGACCGTTATGGACGCAAAAACATTATCTATATTGGCCTACTTTTATTCGCTTTAGGCTCTTTTGTTTCAGGTTACTCAGACGATATCAATATCATTATTTTAGGCCGTGCGATTCAAGGGGCAGGAGCTATTTCAGCAGCAATTACAGCGCTTGTAGCAGATTTAACAAGGGATGAACATCGCACCAAAGCGATGGCCATGATTGGAGCCACGATTGGTATTACTTTTGCCTTGTCTTTAATGGGCGCTCCAGTATTAAATCGCCTCATAGGTGTGCCTGGTATTTTTATGCTGACAGGTTTTTTATCATTGTCAGCTATTTTAGTCGTGCGTTTTGTGGTCCCCACCCCTTTAAATATAAACACCTCTAAAACATTAAAAGGACCTGCCCCTTCCTTTAAATCCATTCTAAAAAATAAAGAACTCTCGCGTTTAAATTTTGGGATCTTTGCACTTCATGCGGCACAAATGGCCATGTTTATTGTGGTGCCCATAGCACTCGCCACTTCAGGTGGTATGGATGTCAATCAGCACTGGAAAGTTTATCTCCCTGTACTTCTAAGCTCTTTCGTCTTTATGATTCCTATCATTATCCTGAGCGAAAAATTTAATAGAGCGAAGCTTGTATTTATTAGCTCTATTTTTCTGATGCTCATTGCCCAACTGATGTTTGGCATTTTAATTAATGTTTTTTGGGGTCTAGTAGCATCCCTTTTTGTCTACTTCGTAGCTTTCAATGTTTTAGAGGCAAGTCTTCCCAGTTTGATCAGCAAAATTGCCCCGCCAAGCGCTAAAGGGACGGCGATTGGGGTGTATAATACCTGTCAGTCATTAGGTGTCTTTTTTGGTGGTTTATTAGGTGGTTTTTTAGCGGATGCTGGTGGTAGTTTTTCAGTATTTTCGTTTTGTGCCATTTTGATGACGTTGTGGGTAGTTTTTGCGTTATCGATGAAAGCACCACCCGCAATTAAAACCTTAATGTTTATGATTCAAAATAAATCATTACTCAAAAGCCCTAAACAATTAGCAACAGTGCAACAACAATTAAAAAAAATAAAAGGTGTGCGTGATGTCATGATCTTGCTTGAAGAGGGCAAGGTGATGCTCAAAGTCAACAAGCACGAAACGATTCACGAAGCATCAATTATTCGGTTACTAGGAGGAAAACATGGCGTCAGTGAATAA
- a CDS encoding single-stranded DNA-binding protein, with translation MASVNKVILMGNLGKDPEVRFMPNGDAVCNFSIATTDNWKDKNGEKQERTEWHNIVMYRKLAEIAGEYLKKGRPVFIEGRLQTRKWQTKEGQDRYTTEIVAESMQMLGGRDSSGGSSTGSSSAPSQTASQGNDEFNQAPQRTSGAPQAAAATNFDDFEDDIPF, from the coding sequence ATGGCGTCAGTGAATAAAGTGATTTTAATGGGTAATTTAGGAAAAGATCCTGAAGTGCGATTTATGCCTAATGGAGACGCGGTGTGCAATTTTAGTATTGCAACGACAGACAACTGGAAAGATAAGAACGGTGAAAAGCAAGAGCGTACCGAATGGCATAACATTGTCATGTATCGAAAATTAGCCGAGATCGCAGGCGAATATTTAAAAAAAGGTCGTCCTGTATTTATTGAAGGCAGACTCCAAACCCGCAAATGGCAAACAAAAGAAGGCCAAGATCGCTACACGACTGAAATTGTCGCAGAGAGCATGCAAATGTTAGGCGGTCGAGATAGCAGTGGAGGCTCATCAACCGGTTCGTCAAGCGCACCAAGTCAAACTGCATCGCAAGGTAATGATGAGTTTAACCAAGCTCCACAAAGAACAAGTGGTGCTCCGCAGGCAGCCGCTGCGACAAACTTTGATGATTTTGAAGACGACATTCCTTTTTAA
- a CDS encoding FmdB family zinc ribbon protein → MPIFDFTCEACGCSKELLRKISDPILMACPECHKETFKKQVSAPSFQLTGSGWYVTDFKNKAKEGSAKADIKTETKKDAAASST, encoded by the coding sequence ATGCCTATTTTTGATTTCACATGTGAAGCTTGCGGATGTTCGAAAGAGTTACTGCGAAAAATTTCAGATCCAATTTTGATGGCATGTCCTGAGTGCCATAAAGAGACTTTTAAAAAACAAGTCTCGGCACCAAGCTTTCAACTGACGGGTTCTGGATGGTATGTCACAGATTTTAAAAATAAAGCAAAAGAGGGTTCAGCAAAGGCTGATATAAAAACTGAAACCAAAAAAGATGCGGCTGCATCTTCAACTTAA
- a CDS encoding DUF502 domain-containing protein, with the protein MFKRYFFTGLLVLVPLAITIWVITSLIHFLDQTLIWLPYDYQPKNLFGFDIPGIGVLLTVAVILGIGLLASNLFGRQFLKLWELLLSRLPFVNSIYSSIKQVSDTLFSESGRAFNKAVLIHYPIRDTQTIAFLTGEPSPDIAKHLKGKYVSVYVPTTPNPTSGFFLMVAKKDIVELDISVDQALKYVISMGVVPPKQKKQKIN; encoded by the coding sequence ATGTTTAAACGATATTTTTTCACAGGCTTACTTGTTCTAGTACCCTTAGCGATTACGATATGGGTCATTACTTCTCTTATCCATTTTCTAGACCAAACACTCATTTGGTTACCTTACGATTACCAACCAAAAAATCTTTTTGGTTTCGATATTCCAGGTATAGGGGTGCTCCTAACCGTTGCCGTCATTCTTGGCATTGGACTTCTAGCTTCTAATTTATTTGGTCGTCAGTTCTTAAAGCTATGGGAATTATTGTTATCAAGACTTCCATTTGTGAATTCTATTTACTCAAGTATCAAACAAGTATCCGATACTTTATTCTCAGAGTCAGGTCGGGCTTTTAATAAAGCAGTGCTCATTCACTATCCTATTCGAGATACCCAGACCATTGCATTTTTGACAGGGGAGCCCAGTCCAGATATTGCAAAACATTTAAAGGGTAAGTATGTCAGTGTCTATGTGCCTACGACACCCAATCCCACATCAGGATTTTTCCTGATGGTCGCTAAAAAAGATATTGTGGAACTTGATATCAGCGTCGATCAGGCATTGAAGTATGTGATCTCCATGGGCGTCGTTCCCCCTAAGCAAAAAAAACAAAAAATTAATTAA